The Halobellus sp. MBLA0158 genome has a window encoding:
- a CDS encoding DUF357 domain-containing protein, translating into MPADLDEKTDRYEEMFADALAAAEVAVPESTPLGEAAGEVREMALSYLEDGRHFRENDDPVNALAAFSYGYGWLDAGVRLGLFEIPDDSHLFTMA; encoded by the coding sequence ATGCCCGCGGACTTGGACGAGAAGACGGACCGCTACGAGGAGATGTTCGCCGACGCGCTCGCGGCGGCCGAGGTCGCCGTCCCCGAGTCGACGCCGCTCGGCGAGGCCGCCGGAGAGGTGCGGGAGATGGCGCTGTCGTATCTCGAAGACGGGCGACACTTCCGCGAGAACGACGATCCGGTGAACGCGCTGGCGGCCTTCTCCTACGGCTACGGCTGGCTCGACGCCGGCGTCCGGCTGGGGCTGTTCGAGATCCCGGACGACTCACACCTGTTCACGATGGCGTAG
- a CDS encoding histidine kinase N-terminal 7TM domain-containing protein — translation MVDLLGGAVVVSAFAAGAGTLGLMWYLRQYREAVSATWFIATLGVQALIAFAYGLGLLVFDPALRAHAEAVVWVGLAWLGPLFLGFALSYTGRRDLFRSRRFRTLFAVPTVGSLLALTHPLHGLLWQEFRITPLFGLATVRYEIQPLGFAVAAIALAAAAVAVLLLVETIVAYGPLYRREAIAVAVSTLPPAAAFVVWLAGVGPWPELNLGVAMLVPHVLFDAYAFVGTHMFETNPTTQRAAARSALDDLDNPLFVVDADGRVVKRNDRAESLFDAEMAPRQPIALDRLVGVDLATLLEAGEIEVDREGGRVFSVSYTPLTDSADTEVGGLVVLYDISTERRQNQQLDVLNRILRHNLRNELTVILGRAQLIESAATDSDLGSQAGTIRKAGERLRSISEKARDFSRVADREPRWVETDLASLVASVVHEAREAHPEAEVDVEVDVGAEESPSSVRVDPDLLSLALSNLVDNAIVHAVDEPTVRIRVSDQAGSGNEREIESGPEGGTDPERGGIRIAVSDDNPEIDASELAPIRSGDETDLQHGSGIGLWIVKWCVTALQGELRFEYDGGNVVVIELPPVESADGSR, via the coding sequence TTGGTTGATCTACTCGGTGGTGCCGTCGTCGTCTCGGCGTTCGCGGCGGGCGCCGGCACGCTCGGCCTGATGTGGTATCTGCGGCAGTACCGCGAGGCGGTCAGCGCCACGTGGTTCATCGCCACGCTGGGCGTGCAGGCCCTCATCGCCTTCGCCTACGGGCTCGGCCTCCTCGTGTTCGACCCGGCGCTCCGCGCGCACGCCGAGGCCGTCGTGTGGGTCGGGCTGGCGTGGCTCGGACCGCTGTTCCTGGGGTTCGCCCTGAGCTACACGGGCCGCCGGGACCTGTTCCGCTCGCGGCGCTTCCGGACCCTGTTCGCCGTCCCGACCGTCGGCAGCCTCCTGGCGCTCACCCATCCGCTGCACGGACTGCTGTGGCAGGAGTTCCGGATTACGCCGCTGTTCGGGCTCGCGACGGTGCGCTACGAGATCCAGCCGCTCGGGTTCGCCGTCGCGGCGATCGCGCTCGCCGCCGCCGCCGTGGCCGTGTTGCTGTTGGTCGAGACGATCGTCGCGTACGGGCCGCTGTACCGCCGCGAGGCGATCGCCGTCGCGGTGAGCACGCTCCCGCCCGCCGCGGCGTTCGTCGTGTGGCTCGCCGGCGTCGGTCCCTGGCCCGAACTCAACCTCGGCGTGGCGATGCTGGTCCCGCACGTGCTCTTCGACGCGTACGCCTTCGTCGGCACCCACATGTTCGAGACGAACCCGACGACCCAGCGGGCCGCCGCCCGGAGCGCGCTCGACGACCTCGACAATCCGCTGTTCGTCGTCGACGCGGACGGGCGGGTGGTAAAGCGCAACGACCGCGCCGAGTCGCTGTTCGACGCCGAGATGGCGCCCCGACAGCCGATCGCGCTCGACCGCCTCGTCGGGGTCGACCTCGCGACGCTCCTGGAGGCGGGCGAGATCGAGGTCGACCGGGAGGGCGGCCGGGTGTTCTCCGTCTCCTACACCCCGCTGACCGACTCGGCCGACACCGAGGTCGGGGGGCTCGTGGTCCTGTACGACATCTCGACCGAACGGCGACAGAATCAGCAGCTCGACGTCCTCAACCGCATCCTGCGGCACAACCTCCGCAACGAACTGACGGTCATCCTGGGGCGGGCCCAGCTCATCGAGTCGGCCGCGACGGACTCCGATCTCGGGTCCCAGGCCGGCACGATCCGGAAGGCCGGCGAACGGCTGCGGTCCATCTCCGAGAAGGCGCGCGACTTTTCCCGCGTCGCCGACCGGGAACCGCGGTGGGTCGAGACGGACCTCGCGTCGCTCGTCGCGTCCGTGGTCCACGAGGCCCGGGAGGCCCACCCGGAGGCCGAAGTCGACGTCGAGGTCGACGTCGGGGCCGAGGAGTCGCCGTCCAGCGTCCGCGTCGATCCCGACCTGCTGTCGCTCGCCCTCTCGAATCTCGTGGACAACGCGATCGTCCACGCCGTCGACGAGCCGACGGTGAGGATCCGCGTCTCCGACCAGGCCGGGAGCGGGAATGAGCGCGAGATCGAAAGCGGCCCTGAGGGAGGAACCGACCCCGAACGCGGCGGAATCCGCATCGCGGTCAGCGACGACAATCCGGAGATCGACGCGTCCGAACTCGCCCCGATTCGGAGTGGCGACGAGACCGACCTCCAACACGGCAGCGGCATCGGCCTCTGGATCGTGAAGTGGTGCGTCACCGCGCTCCAGGGCGAACTGCGGTTCGAGTACGACGGCGGCAACGTCGTCGTGATCGAACTCCCGCCGGTAGAATCGGCGGACGGATCCCGGTAG